A part of Prolixibacteraceae bacterium genomic DNA contains:
- a CDS encoding SusC/RagA family TonB-linked outer membrane protein, with product MNNRLKMKIGNTHSSIKLSYLKWITILICIVSTIPANGQSDQQVKIINGLISDTENTPIIGASIGLKGTSKGTVSNYDGVFKVKAKKGDILMISYIGMKATEIQVDDRDYYNITLKNDHKLVDEVVVTALGIKRHEKSLTYATQKVDGKSLSAIPSKNFVTSLAGRTSGLNITTTGSGLGSSSKVILRGLTSIAGNNQPLYVIDGVPMANPIFNQVEGGDGFGGGVDTGDGISSINPDDIESVNILKGASAAALYGSKAGNGVILITTKSGKKGAMTINFNSSVQFDKVNHLIDFQNSYLPVEGEELGGANWGKQSNFTDTHVEDFFNTGLSFTNRVSFSSGSEKRTSYVSYANSNMKGIVPQNTLDKHNLTIKTSSKYLNDKLKIGARVNLMKQKIEQAPSTPGEYYNPIFSLYRFPRGIDFTSYKHKYQYWDDERKIYNQNWPYKDKSDNPYWIINKIEKESNKKRGIVNLDIALELTKWATIKARGNIDNTIEEKSFKAHAGTMKTLAKDNGKYSSDKIDHIESYGDILLLLNHKFEKIQFNGTLGSSIEDIQHTTMSINGHPSLPNVFSPGALENGGGHSEKKTQRQTQSIFGAANIGYDDMFFLDVTCRKDWSSTLPKDEYDFFYPSIGGSFIFTKLTNDQLLGFINFGKIRASWTRVGNSVPFGVTSLESHSVDRNGNITLNDAKPFTDLKPEITTSKEFGLDLRMFDNRLSMDACYYIANTENQFFKQAAVLASGYKTYYINAGDIQNEGIELTINTTPIQSNNLQWNSNINFTKNINKVISLPENYREEGFRFSGYSSTIKAKEGEPIGKLYAKVYMKNNGKYILAQKNNDDPSEGYTLMVSGKDEYIGNINPDFTLGWNNSIRYKNFSLSFLINASIGGKVLSATQHQLSKNGLTEETAKMRNNGGFKVNGMISTGEGKYRNVETTISAKDYYSSVPIGEFLYDATNIRLQEASFTYSFSHLFGENAPIKGLDISFIGRNLLFFYIDAPFDPSIASSATGIKQLNTDHFGLPATRNIGFSLNIKF from the coding sequence ATGAACAATAGGTTAAAAATGAAGATCGGAAACACACATAGTTCGATCAAGCTTTCTTATTTAAAATGGATTACGATACTGATATGTATTGTGAGTACCATACCTGCGAATGGTCAATCAGATCAACAGGTAAAAATAATCAATGGTTTAATCAGTGACACAGAGAATACACCTATCATTGGAGCTTCGATAGGTCTAAAAGGCACATCGAAAGGAACAGTGTCAAATTATGATGGTGTCTTTAAAGTGAAAGCTAAGAAGGGTGACATTCTTATGATTTCATATATTGGGATGAAAGCAACTGAAATTCAAGTGGACGATCGTGATTATTATAATATAACACTGAAAAATGATCATAAGCTTGTTGACGAAGTAGTCGTTACAGCCTTAGGTATCAAAAGACATGAAAAATCACTTACTTATGCAACACAAAAGGTTGATGGAAAGAGTTTGTCTGCAATACCGAGTAAGAATTTCGTCACATCACTGGCAGGAAGAACCTCAGGACTAAATATAACAACTACAGGGTCAGGATTAGGTTCCTCCTCAAAAGTTATACTTAGAGGTCTCACCTCGATTGCAGGAAACAATCAACCTTTATATGTTATAGATGGAGTACCAATGGCTAATCCAATATTCAACCAAGTAGAGGGTGGTGACGGTTTTGGTGGAGGTGTTGATACAGGTGATGGTATTTCATCAATCAATCCTGATGACATTGAAAGTGTTAACATTCTAAAGGGTGCTTCTGCTGCAGCTTTATATGGGAGTAAAGCAGGTAATGGTGTAATCTTAATTACCACCAAATCCGGTAAAAAAGGTGCAATGACGATTAACTTTAATTCAAGTGTCCAATTTGACAAAGTGAATCATTTAATAGATTTCCAGAACTCATACTTACCTGTTGAAGGAGAAGAGCTCGGCGGAGCTAATTGGGGAAAACAATCTAATTTTACAGACACTCATGTAGAAGACTTTTTTAATACAGGTCTATCTTTCACAAACAGGGTTTCATTTAGTTCAGGAAGCGAAAAAAGAACATCATATGTATCATATGCGAACTCAAACATGAAAGGTATTGTACCTCAAAACACTTTGGATAAACATAATCTAACGATAAAAACCTCCTCTAAATACTTAAATGACAAGTTAAAAATCGGAGCAAGAGTAAATCTGATGAAACAAAAAATAGAACAAGCCCCCTCTACTCCTGGTGAATATTACAATCCTATTTTTTCACTATACAGATTTCCAAGAGGTATTGACTTTACTTCTTATAAACACAAATACCAATACTGGGATGATGAAAGAAAAATATACAACCAAAATTGGCCATATAAAGACAAGTCTGACAACCCTTATTGGATCATAAATAAGATAGAAAAAGAATCGAATAAAAAAAGAGGTATAGTTAATTTAGATATAGCCCTTGAGTTAACTAAATGGGCAACAATTAAAGCTCGTGGAAATATTGACAACACAATTGAAGAGAAGTCATTCAAGGCACATGCAGGAACAATGAAGACCCTCGCCAAAGACAACGGGAAATATTCATCAGACAAAATTGATCACATTGAGAGCTATGGCGATATACTACTATTGTTAAATCATAAATTCGAAAAAATACAATTCAATGGAACATTAGGATCTAGTATCGAAGATATTCAACATACAACGATGAGTATCAATGGACACCCTTCACTTCCAAATGTTTTTTCTCCAGGAGCACTAGAAAATGGAGGCGGACATTCTGAAAAAAAAACACAGAGACAAACTCAATCAATATTTGGTGCAGCAAATATCGGATATGATGATATGTTTTTTCTAGATGTAACATGTAGAAAAGACTGGAGTTCAACACTTCCCAAAGATGAATATGATTTTTTTTATCCTTCGATAGGAGGAAGCTTTATTTTTACAAAGTTAACAAATGATCAGCTTCTAGGGTTTATCAATTTTGGTAAGATCAGAGCTTCTTGGACTAGAGTAGGTAACTCTGTGCCATTTGGTGTTACATCTCTTGAATCACACTCTGTTGATCGTAATGGTAATATTACACTTAATGATGCAAAACCATTTACTGACTTAAAACCAGAAATTACAACTTCTAAAGAATTTGGACTAGACCTTCGTATGTTTGACAATAGATTATCTATGGATGCTTGCTACTACATTGCAAACACTGAAAATCAATTCTTTAAACAAGCTGCAGTACTAGCCTCAGGTTATAAAACGTATTACATCAATGCTGGTGACATTCAAAATGAAGGTATTGAGCTAACGATCAACACAACACCAATACAAAGCAATAATTTACAATGGAATTCAAATATCAATTTTACCAAAAATATCAATAAGGTAATTAGTCTTCCTGAAAATTACAGAGAAGAAGGTTTTAGGTTTAGTGGATATAGTAGCACAATAAAAGCTAAAGAAGGAGAACCAATTGGAAAGCTATATGCAAAAGTATATATGAAAAATAATGGTAAATATATTCTAGCACAGAAAAATAACGATGATCCAAGTGAAGGATATACACTAATGGTTAGTGGAAAAGATGAATATATTGGTAATATCAACCCCGATTTTACTCTTGGATGGAACAACTCTATTAGATATAAAAACTTTAGCTTATCGTTCCTTATCAACGCGAGTATTGGAGGAAAAGTACTTTCTGCCACACAACATCAGCTATCTAAAAATGGATTGACAGAAGAGACAGCAAAGATGAGAAACAATGGCGGATTTAAGGTAAATGGAATGATATCGACAGGAGAAGGAAAATACAGAAACGTGGAAACGACAATTTCTGCAAAAGACTATTATTCATCTGTTCCTATTGGTGAATTTCTATATGATGCAACAAATATAAGGTTACAAGAAGCTTCATTTACCTATAGTTTTAGTCATCTATTTGGTGAAAATGCTCCAATTAAAGGGTTGGATATTTCTTTTATCGGCAGAAATCTACTGTTCTTCTATATAGATGCGCCATTTGACCCGAGCATTGCCTCTTCAGCAACGGGTATCAAACAATTAAACACTGATCATTTCGGATTACCTGCAACAAGGAATATAGGTTTCTCTTTAAATATTAAATTCTAA
- a CDS encoding SusD/RagB family nutrient-binding outer membrane lipoprotein: MNTKYLYKIYIAIILISTSCTSKFEEMNKDPFKVKEVSTGPLFGTIQKNIFQDLHWMYQIQENLIGDLYSGYMAPPTPFNSDHFNSTYSLMENWNETPYNYRVTGVMKPVDVILKLSDEKSTDFIAIAKILRVAAMHQATDSYGPLPYSSYGMYDTYAPYESQEEVYTSFFKDLEEADQHLKEYIEKNPGKSGFKKYDYIFGGDYTKWRKYCNSLRLRLAMRISNKDIAKAKIEAEKALSNGILTESDGVVGMLDINADNPLYIISNVWQDTKLGANMESILVGLKDPRLEKYFLPTQNKKAIKLGPNYTLSTGEKVRFQGIRNGIRLVSKDQRKDFSTLGALWQADKQKSTPIYFMVPAEMYFLRAEGALKGFNMNGEAGELYKQGIQASMKQWDIPTIDAYNYITDNTSQPADYIDPANQDNNIKAVSKVTIQWDSSLSKEEKLEKIITQKWIANFPIGQEAWSEFRRTGYPKLQPIKINESQSFETGQIDTEIMIRRLPFPRSEVNNNYNEMQKATKLLSSGKNTAGTRLWWDTGVNIFD; encoded by the coding sequence ATGAATACAAAATATCTATACAAAATCTACATTGCCATCATTCTCATTTCCACTTCGTGTACGAGTAAGTTTGAAGAGATGAATAAGGACCCATTTAAAGTTAAAGAAGTCTCCACAGGTCCTCTATTTGGTACCATTCAAAAAAACATTTTTCAAGATTTACATTGGATGTACCAAATCCAAGAAAATCTTATCGGTGATCTATACTCTGGTTACATGGCTCCTCCAACACCTTTTAACAGCGACCACTTTAATTCCACTTATAGTCTTATGGAGAATTGGAACGAAACTCCATATAACTACAGGGTAACTGGAGTGATGAAACCCGTTGATGTAATACTCAAACTCTCTGATGAGAAAAGTACGGACTTTATCGCCATTGCTAAAATTCTTAGAGTGGCAGCCATGCATCAAGCTACAGACTCTTATGGGCCTCTTCCATATAGTTCGTATGGAATGTACGACACATATGCACCATATGAGTCACAAGAAGAAGTATACACATCATTCTTTAAAGACTTAGAAGAAGCAGATCAACATCTTAAAGAGTATATTGAAAAAAATCCAGGAAAAAGTGGATTCAAAAAATATGACTATATTTTTGGTGGAGATTACACAAAGTGGAGGAAATATTGTAATAGTTTAAGGCTAAGATTAGCTATGCGTATTTCAAATAAGGATATTGCAAAAGCAAAGATTGAAGCTGAGAAGGCTCTAAGCAATGGCATTCTAACAGAATCAGATGGTGTAGTTGGCATGTTAGATATAAATGCTGATAATCCCTTGTATATTATTTCTAATGTCTGGCAAGACACTAAACTTGGAGCAAATATGGAATCTATTCTTGTTGGACTTAAAGATCCAAGACTTGAAAAATATTTCCTACCTACACAAAACAAAAAAGCTATAAAATTAGGGCCAAATTACACTTTAAGTACTGGAGAAAAAGTAAGATTTCAAGGAATTAGAAATGGAATACGACTTGTAAGTAAAGATCAAAGAAAAGATTTCTCAACACTTGGAGCATTATGGCAAGCTGACAAACAAAAATCGACTCCAATATACTTTATGGTTCCTGCTGAAATGTACTTTTTAAGAGCTGAAGGTGCATTAAAAGGGTTTAATATGAATGGTGAAGCTGGAGAGTTATACAAACAAGGAATACAAGCATCTATGAAACAATGGGATATCCCTACGATAGATGCATACAACTACATCACAGACAATACATCTCAGCCAGCAGACTATATAGACCCAGCGAATCAAGATAATAATATTAAGGCTGTCTCAAAAGTTACGATACAATGGGATTCATCTTTATCAAAAGAAGAAAAGCTTGAGAAAATAATCACTCAAAAGTGGATTGCTAATTTCCCTATTGGACAAGAAGCATGGAGTGAATTTAGACGAACAGGATACCCAAAACTTCAACCAATCAAAATCAATGAAAGTCAATCATTTGAAACAGGGCAAATTGACACTGAAATAATGATAAGAAGGCTTCCATTCCCTAGGTCAGAAGTTAATAACAACTACAATGAAATGCAAAAAGCAACAAAACTTCTATCCTCAGGAAAAAACACTGCGGGAACAAGACTTTGGTGGGATACAGGTGTTAATATATTTGATTAG
- a CDS encoding glutamine synthetase III, whose product MATVRFNALNTLLNREPKIVVREEKLTSDYYGKLVFNRPKMKKYLSVDAYKAVIDAIDNGVTIDRKIADQVAIGMKAWAMENGVTHYTHWFHPLTDGTAEKHDAFIEHGENGGVVENFAGSLLAQQEPDASSFPNGGIRDTFEARGYTAWDVSSPAFIVGTTLCIPTIFISYTGEALDYKAPLMKVTNLIDKAAVDVCQYFDKNVTKVTANLGWEQEYFLIDEALYQARPDLYLTGRTLMGHASAKDQQLDDHYFGSIPERVGAFMVDLENEAYKLGIPCKTRHNEVAPNQFELAPIYEEVNLANDHNQLVMDVMKKVARHHGFRVLLHEKPFKGINGSGKHNNWSLSTDTGVVLYKPGKNPKSNLQFLTFVVNTLKAVFDHQDLLRATIVSASNAHRLGANEAPPAIISVFLGTEVSAMLDHLETAVVDRKMTPDEKTALKFDIGRIPEIILDNTDRNRTSPFAFTGNRFEFRAVGSMANCAAPMIALNTAVAKQLIEFKKEVDALIESGIKKDEAIFQILKKIIVECKNVRFDGNGYSDDWVVEAEKRGLTNIKSVPEALDGYLSEKSKTLFIENGIFSERELEGRTEVEYEKFTKKIQIEARVLGDLAINHIVPTAIQYQTTLIENVKGLKEIFSDEEFEAMAGARKALIKDISNHISTIKLKVYEMVEARKLANKIENERAKAESYDITVRPFLDEIRYHIDKLELVVDNELWPLPKYRELLFAR is encoded by the coding sequence ATGGCTACTGTTAGATTTAATGCATTGAATACCCTTCTTAATAGGGAACCGAAAATTGTGGTTAGAGAAGAAAAGTTGACTTCTGATTATTACGGAAAGTTGGTGTTTAATCGTCCCAAGATGAAGAAATATTTATCTGTTGATGCTTATAAAGCAGTGATAGATGCTATTGATAATGGAGTGACAATTGACCGAAAGATTGCAGATCAGGTAGCCATTGGAATGAAGGCTTGGGCCATGGAAAATGGTGTTACTCATTATACGCACTGGTTTCATCCCTTAACTGACGGTACTGCAGAAAAACATGATGCATTTATTGAACATGGTGAAAATGGAGGTGTTGTTGAGAACTTCGCTGGCTCTTTGCTTGCCCAGCAAGAACCTGATGCCTCTTCTTTCCCCAACGGAGGGATAAGAGATACTTTTGAAGCCCGAGGATATACTGCATGGGATGTTTCTTCACCTGCTTTTATTGTTGGTACAACATTGTGTATTCCAACTATTTTTATTTCCTATACAGGAGAAGCTTTGGATTACAAGGCTCCTTTGATGAAGGTTACTAACCTAATCGATAAAGCTGCGGTTGATGTTTGTCAGTACTTTGATAAGAATGTAACTAAAGTTACTGCAAATTTAGGTTGGGAGCAAGAGTATTTCTTGATAGATGAGGCTCTTTATCAAGCAAGACCAGATTTGTATCTTACTGGACGTACATTGATGGGGCATGCTTCTGCTAAGGACCAGCAACTTGATGATCATTATTTTGGTTCTATCCCAGAAAGGGTTGGTGCATTTATGGTTGATCTAGAGAATGAAGCTTATAAATTAGGTATTCCATGTAAAACACGCCATAACGAGGTTGCTCCGAATCAGTTTGAGTTAGCTCCTATTTATGAAGAAGTGAACTTGGCCAATGATCATAATCAATTGGTTATGGATGTGATGAAAAAAGTGGCACGTCATCACGGGTTTAGAGTTCTTCTTCACGAAAAACCTTTTAAAGGAATCAATGGTTCTGGAAAACACAATAATTGGTCTTTGTCTACTGATACGGGTGTTGTTCTATACAAACCAGGTAAGAACCCAAAGAGTAATCTACAGTTTTTGACTTTTGTTGTAAATACTCTTAAAGCTGTTTTTGATCATCAAGACCTGTTGAGAGCAACAATCGTTTCTGCAAGTAATGCACATAGACTTGGAGCAAATGAGGCACCCCCTGCAATTATATCAGTATTCTTAGGAACAGAAGTTTCTGCGATGTTGGATCACTTAGAAACAGCAGTTGTTGATAGAAAGATGACTCCAGATGAAAAGACTGCACTTAAGTTCGATATTGGCAGAATTCCAGAGATTATCCTAGATAACACGGATCGTAACCGTACTTCTCCATTTGCATTTACAGGTAACCGTTTTGAGTTTAGGGCTGTTGGGTCTATGGCGAATTGTGCAGCTCCAATGATTGCACTTAATACCGCTGTTGCAAAACAGTTAATTGAATTTAAGAAAGAAGTAGACGCACTGATCGAATCAGGAATTAAAAAGGATGAGGCTATCTTCCAAATTCTGAAGAAAATTATTGTGGAGTGTAAAAATGTTCGTTTTGACGGGAATGGATATAGTGATGATTGGGTTGTTGAAGCTGAGAAACGAGGTCTTACGAATATAAAGAGTGTTCCAGAGGCATTAGATGGCTACTTGTCAGAAAAATCAAAAACATTGTTTATTGAGAATGGAATCTTCTCAGAACGAGAGCTTGAAGGTCGTACGGAAGTGGAATATGAGAAGTTTACAAAAAAGATACAGATCGAAGCTCGCGTTTTAGGTGATCTTGCCATTAATCATATTGTTCCTACTGCAATACAGTACCAAACAACACTTATTGAGAATGTAAAAGGGTTGAAAGAGATATTCTCAGACGAGGAATTTGAAGCAATGGCAGGTGCACGAAAAGCATTGATTAAAGATATTTCAAATCATATTTCAACGATAAAGCTTAAAGTGTATGAGATGGTTGAAGCTAGAAAACTAGCTAATAAAATTGAAAATGAAAGAGCAAAAGCGGAGTCTTATGATATTACAGTAAGACCTTTCTTGGATGAAATTAGATACCATATTGATAAATTAGAGCTAGTTGTTGATAATGAATTGTGGCCACTACCTAAATATAGAGAGCTACTTTTTGCTAGATAA
- a CDS encoding dipeptidase, which translates to MEQINKYIEENKDRFLDELFGLIRIPSISSIKEHKPDMYRCAEYWKQLMLDAGADKAVIFDTPGNPVTYGEKIIDPNLPTVLVYGHMDVMPVDPIELWKSPPFEPEIRDGKIWARGADDDKGQAFIHAKAFEYLVKTNQLTCNVKFMIEGEEEIGSVHLGQFCLDHKEMLKADIILVSDTGMIARDIPSITTGLRGLSYWEVEVTGPNRDLHSGIFGGAVANPINELSKLIASMTDADNRITIPGFYDDVIDVSKEEREKLGQAPFDLEAYKKALDIDDIQGEEGYSTPERTGIRPSFDICGIWGGYTGEGAKTVLPSKAYAKISSRLVPNQDHNKIATLFKEHFESIAPKSVKVKVTPHHGGQGYVCPINLPAYKAAEKAYEDVFGKTPVPVRSGGSIPIISTFEEILGTKSVLMGFGLESDAIHSPNENFPLENLFNGIRTISKFYKHFKG; encoded by the coding sequence ATGGAACAAATAAACAAGTATATTGAAGAGAACAAAGATCGCTTTCTAGACGAACTTTTTGGACTAATTCGAATACCATCAATTAGCTCTATTAAAGAACACAAGCCAGACATGTACCGATGTGCAGAATATTGGAAACAATTAATGTTAGATGCAGGTGCAGATAAAGCAGTAATTTTTGACACTCCAGGTAACCCTGTTACGTATGGTGAGAAAATTATAGATCCAAACTTACCAACAGTGCTTGTATATGGTCATATGGATGTTATGCCTGTAGACCCAATTGAACTTTGGAAATCACCTCCTTTTGAACCAGAAATTAGAGATGGTAAAATATGGGCACGTGGTGCTGATGATGATAAAGGTCAAGCATTCATACATGCTAAAGCTTTCGAATATTTAGTAAAAACAAATCAGCTTACATGCAACGTTAAGTTCATGATCGAAGGTGAAGAAGAAATTGGTTCTGTACATTTAGGCCAATTTTGCTTAGATCACAAAGAGATGTTGAAAGCTGATATTATATTGGTTTCTGATACAGGAATGATTGCACGCGATATTCCAAGTATTACGACAGGACTAAGAGGGCTTTCATATTGGGAAGTAGAGGTAACTGGACCAAATCGAGATCTTCACTCAGGTATCTTTGGTGGGGCTGTTGCAAACCCAATCAATGAATTAAGTAAATTAATTGCATCCATGACAGATGCAGACAATCGTATTACAATCCCTGGATTCTATGACGATGTGATCGATGTCTCAAAAGAAGAAAGAGAAAAGCTTGGTCAAGCTCCTTTTGATTTAGAAGCATATAAAAAAGCACTTGACATTGATGATATACAAGGTGAAGAAGGGTATTCAACACCTGAAAGAACTGGAATAAGACCTTCTTTTGACATTTGTGGAATTTGGGGCGGATATACTGGAGAAGGAGCTAAAACAGTTCTTCCTTCAAAAGCATATGCTAAAATTTCTAGTCGATTAGTGCCAAATCAAGATCACAACAAGATTGCAACACTTTTCAAAGAACACTTTGAAAGTATTGCACCAAAGTCAGTCAAAGTTAAGGTTACGCCTCATCACGGAGGACAAGGCTATGTTTGTCCAATTAATCTACCCGCTTATAAAGCAGCAGAGAAAGCTTATGAAGATGTCTTTGGCAAAACTCCAGTACCCGTTAGAAGTGGTGGAAGTATTCCAATCATTTCAACATTTGAAGAAATCCTTGGAACCAAATCGGTATTGATGGGATTCGGCTTAGAGAGTGATGCAATACACTCTCCTAACGAAAATTTCCCACTTGAAAACTTATTTAATGGTATTCGAACAATATCAAAATTCTACAAGCATTTCAAAGGATAA
- a CDS encoding phospholipid carrier-dependent glycosyltransferase, with the protein MKNRNIFTYVTSILVCFIVVYIFLFDKKLFLGGDNAFYYILGKSINEGFGYRNIHMYGNPLANHFPPGYPLLISFAMWISQSVLWIKAFNGFFMCGSLLLMFFIVRKITSNNLFACLSSLVVLFNGQIIRYSYVMMSEIPFLFFSLLTLYFVLKSDLRINRYFIFSILSLIFTFYIRSQGVALLGGITLFYLFRKKWKMIGITIGSFVLGILPWSIRGMNLGGNGYLNQIILKNPYRPELGVIELYGWIERIIKNGLRYISKEIPRSVLPSMNISQTAPSVWYHYVIGMVLILVFIYGIYTMNKKYQGLIIGYLGGQFGIQLLWPDVWFGIRFMLPIVPIIQFLILLGLFNLLFKHSNISTHDSGVRRRVLAMGIVLLFSLPSLKVLHLRKEMKWGLKYDHYFAMAKWCSTHTPKDAVIACRKPGLFYLYANRKVSRFKNTNNAEELLTDLRKQHVSYIVIDRLGYSSTGRYLVPAVRNNIAQFKQVCHIGDPPTFLMKWDYIIK; encoded by the coding sequence GTGAAAAATAGGAATATATTTACATATGTCACTTCTATACTTGTGTGTTTTATTGTTGTTTACATCTTTCTTTTTGATAAGAAACTTTTCTTGGGTGGTGATAATGCTTTTTATTACATATTAGGGAAGTCGATTAATGAAGGATTTGGGTATCGAAATATTCATATGTATGGGAATCCTTTAGCAAATCATTTTCCTCCAGGATATCCTCTTCTGATATCATTTGCGATGTGGATTTCACAAAGTGTTTTGTGGATTAAAGCTTTTAATGGGTTTTTTATGTGTGGTTCATTATTGTTGATGTTTTTTATTGTTCGGAAGATCACTAGCAATAACTTATTCGCATGTTTATCATCATTGGTCGTGTTGTTTAATGGTCAAATTATTAGGTATAGTTACGTTATGATGAGTGAGATTCCATTTTTATTCTTCTCTTTATTGACATTGTACTTTGTTTTGAAGAGTGATTTGAGAATAAATAGATACTTTATTTTTTCGATACTATCATTGATTTTCACTTTTTATATAAGATCTCAAGGTGTAGCACTTCTTGGCGGTATTACCTTATTTTATCTATTTAGGAAGAAGTGGAAGATGATTGGGATTACAATAGGATCTTTTGTTTTAGGCATACTGCCTTGGTCTATAAGAGGAATGAATTTGGGTGGGAATGGTTATTTGAATCAAATTATACTAAAAAACCCATACAGGCCTGAGCTAGGAGTAATTGAGCTCTATGGATGGATTGAGAGGATTATTAAGAATGGGCTAAGATATATATCGAAAGAGATTCCAAGAAGTGTTTTGCCTTCGATGAATATTTCACAGACAGCTCCTTCTGTTTGGTATCATTATGTGATTGGTATGGTACTAATACTCGTATTTATTTATGGGATCTATACTATGAATAAGAAATATCAAGGATTAATTATTGGTTATTTAGGTGGTCAATTTGGAATACAACTTTTATGGCCTGACGTGTGGTTTGGGATTAGATTTATGCTGCCGATTGTACCAATTATTCAATTTTTAATTCTATTAGGTTTATTCAATCTTTTATTTAAGCATAGTAATATTTCGACTCATGATAGTGGGGTGAGAAGGCGGGTTTTGGCAATGGGAATCGTATTGTTATTTAGTTTGCCATCGTTGAAAGTATTACACCTAAGAAAAGAGATGAAATGGGGTCTTAAATATGACCATTACTTTGCCATGGCTAAATGGTGTTCAACTCATACTCCAAAGGATGCTGTTATAGCATGTAGAAAACCAGGATTATTCTATTTGTATGCAAATAGAAAAGTTTCTCGGTTTAAAAATACAAATAATGCTGAGGAATTATTGACAGATTTGAGGAAGCAACATGTTTCATATATCGTAATTGATCGTTTAGGTTATTCATCTACAGGAAGGTATCTAGTTCCAGCTGTGAGGAACAATATTGCTCAATTTAAGCAGGTTTGTCACATTGGTGATCCGCCTACTTTTTTAATGAAATGGGATTACATTATCAAATAA